Proteins from one bacterium genomic window:
- a CDS encoding DinB family protein has translation MENQVTKRFADHYKNMVDWVNWQIDDLSEAEMQQTVAPGTNHGIWLLGHLIVSDDDLGAYLGIGEKQYPDLFPVYGQGSKCKPPSSYHSLSELKAMWKAVSDRNIDMLSQFSDDELDKPHAQVKDPDRDFFKTKFRVISFWILHQQYHAGQLGLLNAVMMKKRPVNTVPGVA, from the coding sequence ATGGAAAATCAGGTAACAAAGCGATTTGCTGATCATTACAAAAACATGGTCGATTGGGTAAACTGGCAAATCGATGACCTTTCAGAGGCAGAGATGCAACAAACAGTTGCTCCCGGAACGAATCATGGGATTTGGTTGTTGGGACACCTTATCGTTTCAGATGACGATTTAGGTGCTTATCTCGGAATCGGAGAAAAACAATATCCTGATTTGTTCCCGGTATATGGGCAAGGTTCCAAGTGTAAACCACCATCAAGTTACCATTCACTCTCAGAGCTTAAAGCGATGTGGAAAGCGGTTTCCGACCGCAATATCGATATGCTTTCACAATTCTCCGACGACGAACTTGACAAACCCCACGCACAAGTGAAAGACCCCGACCGCGATTTCTTCAAAACGAAGTTTCGAGTGATTTCCTTTTGGATTTTACATCAACAGTATCATGCGGGACAATTAGGGTTGTTAAACGCCGTTATGATGAAGAAACGACCGGTCAATACCGTGCCGGGTGTCGCATAG